A region from the Pelobates fuscus isolate aPelFus1 chromosome 3, aPelFus1.pri, whole genome shotgun sequence genome encodes:
- the LOC134601763 gene encoding olfactory receptor 1G1-like translates to MNECYNSSEKKFYILAFFSSNFKYFTFLGILLMYLVTVLGNLIIVILVICVDQLHNPMYFFLCNLSIIDIVYISTTLPKLLSITLTQDHSISFHGCVTQQYFFLLCVDAEVFILTSMAYDRYIAICFPLQYSMIMKKIVCITMATCAWLIGMLNSLLYAVLTSMLSFCYSHEINHFFCELKTMMRLSSSDISSRETLLFCEYPFMVFLPFIVTVISYVYIIATILNIRSRDGKLKAFSGCTSHLTTVALFYGAGISLYLMPESNNSQEHNKTISLLYVAIVPMLNPLVYSLRNKEVLGSIRKIFNIKG, encoded by the coding sequence ATGAATGAATGTTACAACAGTAGTGAGAAAAAATTCTACATCTTAGCATTTTTCTCATCTAATTTTAAATACTTTACTTTCCTTGGGATTCTACTGATGTACCTGGTGACTGTTCTTGGAAACTTAATTATTGTTATACTTGTCATCTGTGTCGATCAGCTGCACAACCCAATGTACTTCTTCTTATGTAATCTTTCCATTATAGACATTGTTTATATTTCTACCACGCTTCCCAAACTTCTCTCCATCACATTAACACAAGACCACAGCATCTCTTTTCATGGCTGTGTTACTCAACAATATTTCTTTTTGCTCTGTGTTGATGCTGAGGTTTTTATACTGACATCCATGGCCTACGACCGCTATATAGCAATTTGTTTTCCCTTGCAATACTCTATGATCATGAAAAAAATAGTATGTATTACAATGGCCACATGTGCCTGGCTTATTGGGATGTTGAATTCACTTTTGTATGCAGTGCTCACATCCATGTTATCATTCTGTTATTCTCATGAAATCAACCATTTCTTCTGTGAGCTGAAAACAATGATGAGGCTCTCTTCTAGTGATATATCAAGCAGGGAAACACTACTTTTTTGTGAGTATCCATTTATGGTATTTCTTCCATTCATAGTCACTGTTATTTCTTATGTGTATATCATTGCCACCATATTGAACATCCGATCTAGAGATGGAAAACTCAAGGCTTTCTCGGGATGCACCTCCCATCTCACCACTGTTGCACTATTTTATGGTGCTGGTATCTCCCTGTACCTGATGCCAGAGTCTAACAATTCTCAAGAACATAACAAGACAATCTCATTGCTTTATGTGGCCATTGTCCCTATGTTAAACCCATTGGTGTATAGCCTGAGAAACAAAGAGGTCTTGGGATCTATCAGAAAAATATTCAACATCAAGGGATAA